The Fictibacillus arsenicus genome contains a region encoding:
- a CDS encoding glycoside hydrolase family 31 protein — protein sequence MILQDTDKPFIAFSSIIKAHALQLKNNFDASEKLLNDYQPSETEETIYYLASWVWSVVQHDKRIGRHDLTLIHQEKIEAIVETLRNTWQLPQYNLFMNSQEKDVYFSNLGITYAALLAVKQQLGENYLQEDLTEIRDYFFDQGLNGGMLISSLNKQTVSTDLLATVMPFGLFSPEDLIMVEAVKEIESRLVSDQGVFTTPGDNVHSSASCAWLALYFTEKGDTKKARHYFEETNNRTKNDKEYLLTESLLAIVKYYLDESLKLSTSYQIIHNPYGHGNHYEPQPFERFPKQPQVEQDVTVCAEIWPNDIDKLYVSVRSGEDVKVVPCIKEKGTTWKANIGSFTKDVSYEFKALKDGVEVATSETHHFYPLQTNAIKSVHYIGHLEKTVWFKGEDLLGYSSLYVGFQLEHNHSSLSLQFEEPKGLEITHSSLVIDSGDRYVMTQPKYQYELHKNLFSIELKDSCGKTLIQSYDKNLYPISWLTDEHDSFKLMFNFKLKDEEKLYGFGERYNSLNQRGNVLDCFVYNQYRDQGTRTYMPVPYFVSSKGYGMWIDTLRWSAFDLGNNLHDLLQIECDLGDTPLKMHLFIGEIGEVTQQFTLETGKPILPPVWAFGPWMSSNNWDRDKVVRDQVKLTNELKIPSTVLVLEQWSDEATYYIFNDAEYTVKEESDYHRYEDFHFPEWGRWPDPKGLTDYLHENGLKLILWQIPIMKYLNRQHHPQKDSDEAYMIQKGFMVKNNDGTPYRMPEGWFKESMLMDFSSSEGKEWWFNKRQYLLDIGVDGFKTDGGEFVFGKDLIFSDGRKGDVMRNQYPNDYVEAYYDFVNSEHKGDAMTFSRAGYTGAQNFPAHWAGDERSTFEAFQRSLIAGLSSGLSGIPFWGWDLGGFNGDIPTAELFIRSAQMAVFCPIMQYHAESKGEFNQDRTPWNIAERTGNPYAIEGYRFFANVRMNLLPYIYDQARLSSISGIPLMRALCLQYPEDSSVKTMFDQYMFGENLLIAPVIEEGSTERNVYFPDGKWYCLWSGEAIVGPQFKRVNAPLDTIPVYVKQGSVLLTNTDETLRLGSYVGNQIDGYTKPLAKIYLEDGMDIFITDHLNQKLGVRANLVNTEWEVTVDSEITELKLLFIELQFPQDGHITINDKRCKFKDLQKSDLGYLY from the coding sequence ATGATTCTACAAGACACAGATAAACCATTTATCGCTTTTTCTTCTATTATAAAAGCACATGCTCTTCAGTTAAAAAACAATTTTGATGCCTCTGAAAAACTTTTAAACGACTACCAACCGAGCGAGACAGAAGAGACGATCTATTATCTGGCTAGCTGGGTCTGGTCTGTTGTTCAGCATGATAAAAGAATAGGAAGACATGATCTCACACTTATACATCAAGAGAAGATTGAGGCTATCGTCGAGACGTTAAGGAACACGTGGCAACTTCCGCAATATAACTTATTCATGAATAGTCAGGAGAAGGATGTTTATTTCTCTAATTTAGGAATTACGTACGCTGCGTTATTAGCCGTTAAACAACAACTAGGTGAGAACTACCTACAGGAAGACCTCACAGAGATTCGAGATTACTTTTTTGATCAAGGCTTAAACGGTGGGATGTTAATCAGTTCGTTAAACAAACAAACGGTCTCAACAGACCTTCTCGCGACAGTAATGCCTTTTGGTCTATTCTCACCAGAAGACTTGATCATGGTCGAAGCTGTGAAAGAAATTGAATCTAGACTCGTATCCGATCAAGGAGTGTTTACGACACCAGGAGACAACGTACATTCCTCTGCGAGCTGTGCTTGGCTGGCTCTTTATTTTACGGAAAAAGGCGATACGAAAAAAGCGAGACACTATTTTGAAGAGACAAATAATAGAACGAAAAACGATAAAGAATACTTACTAACTGAGAGTCTGCTCGCCATCGTTAAATACTATCTTGATGAGAGTCTGAAACTTAGTACGTCGTACCAGATCATCCATAATCCATACGGACATGGAAACCATTATGAGCCGCAACCCTTTGAACGGTTCCCTAAACAGCCTCAAGTAGAGCAAGACGTAACCGTGTGTGCTGAGATCTGGCCGAATGATATCGATAAACTTTATGTATCGGTAAGAAGTGGAGAAGACGTAAAAGTGGTTCCCTGCATCAAGGAGAAGGGAACGACGTGGAAGGCAAATATAGGGAGTTTTACGAAAGACGTTTCGTATGAATTTAAAGCCTTAAAAGATGGTGTAGAGGTAGCGACTAGTGAAACACATCACTTCTATCCATTACAAACGAACGCCATAAAGTCGGTTCACTATATCGGACATTTAGAGAAAACAGTTTGGTTTAAAGGGGAAGACCTTTTAGGTTACTCATCTTTGTATGTAGGTTTTCAGTTAGAACATAATCATTCTTCACTCTCTCTTCAGTTTGAAGAACCAAAGGGATTAGAAATCACTCATTCTTCTCTTGTTATTGATTCTGGTGATAGGTATGTCATGACGCAACCGAAGTATCAGTATGAACTACATAAGAATCTCTTCTCTATCGAACTTAAAGATTCATGTGGCAAAACGCTGATACAGAGTTATGATAAAAATTTATATCCTATCTCCTGGCTGACAGACGAACATGATTCATTCAAATTGATGTTTAACTTTAAACTCAAAGACGAAGAGAAACTGTATGGGTTCGGTGAGAGATATAACTCGTTGAATCAAAGAGGAAACGTACTCGATTGTTTCGTCTACAACCAATACCGAGATCAAGGAACACGAACTTACATGCCTGTTCCTTACTTCGTCAGTTCTAAGGGTTATGGTATGTGGATCGATACCTTGAGGTGGAGTGCGTTTGATCTTGGAAATAACCTTCATGACCTTCTACAGATCGAGTGTGATCTCGGAGACACACCGTTAAAGATGCACTTGTTTATAGGAGAAATCGGTGAGGTTACACAACAGTTTACGTTGGAGACGGGTAAACCTATCCTTCCACCAGTTTGGGCATTCGGGCCTTGGATGTCGAGTAACAACTGGGACCGAGATAAAGTCGTGCGAGACCAGGTGAAGTTAACGAACGAGCTTAAAATTCCTTCTACGGTGCTAGTGTTAGAGCAGTGGAGCGATGAAGCGACGTATTATATTTTTAACGATGCGGAGTATACCGTAAAAGAAGAAAGCGACTATCATCGGTATGAAGATTTTCATTTTCCTGAATGGGGAAGATGGCCAGATCCTAAAGGACTCACGGACTACCTACATGAAAACGGATTGAAACTGATTCTTTGGCAGATTCCAATCATGAAATACTTAAACAGACAGCATCATCCTCAAAAAGATAGTGATGAAGCTTATATGATTCAAAAAGGATTCATGGTAAAGAACAATGACGGGACGCCTTATCGTATGCCAGAAGGGTGGTTCAAAGAGAGTATGTTGATGGATTTTTCATCTTCTGAAGGAAAAGAATGGTGGTTTAATAAACGACAATATCTTCTTGATATAGGAGTAGATGGTTTTAAGACTGATGGTGGTGAGTTCGTTTTTGGTAAGGACCTGATATTCTCTGATGGACGTAAGGGAGATGTGATGCGAAACCAATATCCGAACGACTATGTGGAAGCGTACTATGATTTCGTAAATTCAGAACATAAAGGAGACGCGATGACGTTCAGTAGAGCGGGTTATACCGGCGCTCAAAACTTTCCTGCCCATTGGGCGGGTGATGAGCGTTCCACGTTCGAAGCATTTCAGCGTTCATTGATTGCTGGGTTATCATCTGGTCTTTCTGGGATTCCGTTTTGGGGATGGGATTTAGGTGGTTTTAATGGAGATATCCCGACAGCGGAACTTTTCATTCGTTCTGCACAGATGGCTGTTTTCTGTCCAATCATGCAATATCATGCGGAGAGTAAGGGAGAGTTTAACCAGGACCGAACACCGTGGAACATTGCTGAGAGAACGGGAAATCCGTATGCGATTGAAGGATATCGATTCTTTGCGAACGTTAGGATGAACCTCTTACCTTATATTTATGATCAAGCAAGGCTCTCAAGTATTTCAGGCATCCCATTGATGCGGGCTCTATGTTTACAATATCCAGAGGATTCTAGTGTTAAGACGATGTTTGATCAATACATGTTTGGTGAGAATCTGCTTATTGCACCTGTCATTGAAGAGGGAAGTACGGAGCGAAACGTCTATTTTCCTGATGGCAAGTGGTATTGTCTATGGTCAGGTGAGGCGATTGTAGGTCCACAATTCAAACGAGTGAATGCACCTCTTGATACGATACCTGTTTACGTAAAACAAGGATCTGTTCTCTTAACGAATACAGACGAGACTCTTCGATTAGGTTCTTATGTCGGCAACCAAATCGATGGATATACAAAACCTTTAGCGAAAATTTACCTAGAGGACGGGATGGACATCTTTATCACCGATCACTTGAATCAAAAGCTCGGCGTAAGAGCAAACCTTGTAAATACGGAGTGGGAGGTAACAGTTGATAGTGAGATTACAGAACTGAAACTATTGTTTATTGAACTGCAATTTCCACAAGATGGTCATATCACCATCAACGATAAGCGTTGTAAATTCAAAGATCTTCAAAAAAGTGATTTAGGTTATCTCTATTAA